Below is a window of Nitrospirota bacterium DNA.
CAAGCCTTCCAAGGCTCAGCCCCACATTGGGATTTTCAAGGTGACACGCTATCCAGCAGATCCAGATAGTAGTCAACCCCTCACGGAATGTCCTTGCAGGATACTCCGGCACATGACTATTTACCTCGTATATGTTGAGGAGTTCATTCTTCCGCGTGCGGTCAGTCTCAACAGCAGCCATCTCCTTTGCCTTATTTGCAAGGTTTCTGGAATATGCAATAATCCCTTCAAGCACCTCTGAAATGGCCTTATAAAACTCCTTCTGCGAGGTATCAGAAGTCTTACTGCCCCTGTCTTTGGCATCATCAATTACTGCCCTAAGCCCCTCATTGATTGCCCTTGAAAAATCCGGTATTGTGTGAGAAATACAGTTCGGTTTACTGGCCAGAAAAAATACAATGCGTTCCAGGAGCTTCATCTCCGGTGCATATTTATCAATCTTTAATTTTGTACGGTTCTCCTCAAACATCCGTTTCCTTGCAAGTTCTGAGATGTTGTTTTCCATCCAGTATGGAAAGATATTGTAGTTAAGCTCCTTTGCATCGTCCTCACTGATATAAAAGGGATTATTAGCCCGTTTTGTAATAGTCCATAACTCAGGCCACAAGGCCAGGGCAAGAAACTCAGGATAAAGCGGCACACCCTTGAACTTAGTTGTAGTAGAACCTGCAAACAATGAATTATCATTAAACTCAAAAGGTATCATCCCCTTCTTGAAACTCTTGTTGTTCCATACGATGGCCTTGCGATTAGACAAGACATAGCGGTACAGCCTTGCCTTATCAAGTATGCTTATCTTGGGCCGCTTAAAAAGGCCCTCCTGCAGACTAAACTGTGTTACAAGATGCGGCCGCTCAGTACAAATCTCCGGCATCGCCTTAAAATAGGCCACCCTCAAATCATTTGCCCGTTTAGTGAGGTCAAAATCTTTTAATGATAAATCCTTAAAAGTGATTTCCGGCATAAGTCACCTCCTTGTTATTGTCAGCCTGCATTATCAAAACCGATTTATCATGCTAAGGGTCTGTCATAAAATAATTCGTGGTCAAATACTTTTTTAGGTTTATAGATTCATCTGCCGCATTTTCAGCGTCAACTACTTACCGTAATCAAGCTTTAGGCATAGAAGCAGTACAAGTATCGTAAGCGCGAAAAAAAGCCACGGCCCCAGAAACCATGCCATCAGGGGGATGGTGTAATAAAATCCTCTTATTCCGAAGGTGTAGTGTATTCCTGCTGTTGAGAACATCTTATGGATATAGTCAACCGCGCTCATCCCCATTGTGTCTTCAATTGTAGCAGGAGATGCCCCTATCAGGATAACTAGATAGTTCAGGAGACGTATGCATAAAGAGAAATTTAACAGCGAGAGCAGAAACATTACAATAAGTGCACTAAGTTTAATAAATATAATATAATCATCAATTGTGATTGTCCCCCTGCCCCTGACTATCCCCGCTGTCTGTTCTATGTTAAATACGAGATAGAGTATACTGCCGATAAACACGATACTTGATGACGCAAGGAATGAGGCGGCCATGTGGATATTCCGGAGTGTCTGAACCGCTACAATAGCATTACCGGGATTAAGCATGTTCTCAACCCATGTTCTTCTTATAATGTTTATCTTCCCTTTAAATATGTTCTTAGGCAGTCTTGCTACTCTGTAGTAATAAAAAATATGATAAAATAGTGTGCAGAATATAAAGAAGCCTAATGCAACTGTATCGAACGCATTAAAGATCATATTTTTTATAAATCAATCTCATGTAGTAACTTATCATGATATACCTCAGGATGCCTCTCTTTTGGAGCGAGTTCTGTAATCTTGGAGCCGTACTGCAGTGCCTCATCATGATGACCAATATACCATAGCCTGAGAGGGCCGCTGTCCGAGGATTCAAATATCACTCTGTATGTCTCATCCACCCTACATTCCATGATACCCTTTCTGCCTGTCTTCAATTGTTTTACCTGAAGTGACGGGTGACGGTCATTCTTAAGCAGCAATATTACACACTTCCAAATCTTGGGTTGAATATTCTTTGGAATCCTGAATGCATTCAGGACAAAATCATCTGTTAAAATTAAACTATCTTCTGCCATATTTAATGGATCATAACATTTCGTTATTCAGGTTAATTGTTGTAAATTTCTCCAATAATACTACACCTTCATTATTAAATTCCACTATATAAGTAAAAGGTACCCTTCCCATCTGCATATCAAACCTCAGGTCTACAAACTCTACAAGATGATTCCCATTTACCGCTATCCTTTCCATAACAACAGGAAATCTTGCAAACCACAAATAAAACCTTACGCCTGACTGTTTAAGGGCCTTCTCAACATAAGGAGAATCGGGCCATTTCTTCCACACCATATTTTTAAGGATATTTCCTCCTGAGGTATTATTTTCATTTATAAAGCTCTGATAAAGGGAGTCTCCGGTGTCTATCAATACCTGCCATTTAAAAGGTGAGAAGGGTTGTGGTATTGCTGCAATTGTATAATGGGTAAGGACATCCCGGCCTTTTTCTTTGAATAGCATTTCCGCCGCAGTAACGGCTTTGTGATGATTAAACATGCAAAGACCTGTATAACCTATAACAAGTCCGATAGATAAAATGGCAAGTTCTCTTTTATAATTTTTAAAATAAAAAGCAATAAGAAGCGGGATGAGCATCGCACCGGTAAACCATGGGTCAATAATGAAAATAAGGTCCCATGACATGCGTTTATCTGTCCAGGGGCTGAATGCCATCGTGCCGAAAGATGTCATAAGGTCTAATATTATATGACTTAACAGGGATAGAAAACATAAGAGGTAAAAAAATATATACCCCTCTTTTTTTCTGAAGACCCGTTGGAAGATGAATGCCAGAATAAGGCTGTATACCGGAAGTAATATTAAGGAATGTGTAATTCCCCTGTGGTAGCGAAGAAAAACTTCTTCACCAAAATACCTGAGGAGAATATCAGAATCAGGAGATAATGCTGTAAGCAAACCGGTAACTGGACCCAATTTTTTAAGACTATTGGAAAAGCCGGCCCTCGCTATTACAATGCCTGCTAAACCATGTGTAACAGGATCCATAAATTAACAGTTTGTTTTAAACAGCCAGCCTATCCCTCATATTTAGAAAACAGGATACTGCAAATCCTCTCGTGTTCATCGAATATTTCGGGGGAGGCTTCTTTTATTGAAGTGACATCTATCTTCTCCTCTATTATGCTTTTGACCTGTTTCAGGTCATCAAGATTAGGAAACTCAAAATCAACATTAATAGAGTTGAACGCTTCACCGGCATAATCGTAAATTGTCCTTCTGACATCATCCTCTGAGGGTTTCTTACCTTTTGCAGAGAGGTAATTCATCATAGTTACAATAAAACAGGCAAGCATACCCTCTCTTGTGGTCTTATTCGATAGTACCCGTTTTGACAGCTTTTCTTTAAGAATATCTGCAGCAAGCTCCATTTAGTACCCTCTCTAAAAATCAATGAAAAGACTCTTCTTCAAAGTCTGCACATTCCATAACTATTACCTCAAAGACAACGTCTTCAGGAACAAAGACAGAATCATTTTCTTCATCTTCCTGTATCTCACGTAATTCCTCAAGCCCCTCATCGAGCGACTCCAGTTCTGCAGATGTATCTAACTCCGTTGGAACAAGACAGTTTGATGAATGTTTACACTTAGAACATAAATTCATCCCTGAAATTCTCCTTTCTTAGGGTCTGTCATAAATAACCTATACATTTATGCACAAGTTATTTCATGACAGACCCTTGATAAATGTGCTATATGTTAACTCAAGAAAATACAAAAGTAAAGGGTTTGAAAGGGGGGTAAAACGGGTTATAAAGAATGGAATTAATAAGTTTGATGTTTTTCTACTTATATTCTGTAAAGCTCCCAACCAGTTCACTGAAAGATGCGGGTCTGTATTTATTAAAGCCCTCCTCATCTACGTAAACAAAATCATACCTCACGTCTGCTTGCACTTTATTGATGTCTTCACACCACTGCCGCAGCCGTTCCATCTTCAACGGTACGTCCATATCTTCCTGTCCCTTGGTCTCGACAATGTAAACCTCTCTATCTGATACCTTGACCAGAAAATCCGGGTAGTAATTGGAAATGTCGCCGTCCGTGTTTACATAATCCAGTTTGAAATGAACAGCAAGATAGTTCTTGGCAAAGGAGA
It encodes the following:
- a CDS encoding metal-dependent hydrolase — encoded protein: MDPVTHGLAGIVIARAGFSNSLKKLGPVTGLLTALSPDSDILLRYFGEEVFLRYHRGITHSLILLPVYSLILAFIFQRVFRKKEGYIFFYLLCFLSLLSHIILDLMTSFGTMAFSPWTDKRMSWDLIFIIDPWFTGAMLIPLLIAFYFKNYKRELAILSIGLVIGYTGLCMFNHHKAVTAAEMLFKEKGRDVLTHYTIAAIPQPFSPFKWQVLIDTGDSLYQSFINENNTSGGNILKNMVWKKWPDSPYVEKALKQSGVRFYLWFARFPVVMERIAVNGNHLVEFVDLRFDMQMGRVPFTYIVEFNNEGVVLLEKFTTINLNNEML
- a CDS encoding DUF599 domain-containing protein, whose protein sequence is MIFNAFDTVALGFFIFCTLFYHIFYYYRVARLPKNIFKGKINIIRRTWVENMLNPGNAIVAVQTLRNIHMAASFLASSSIVFIGSILYLVFNIEQTAGIVRGRGTITIDDYIIFIKLSALIVMFLLSLLNFSLCIRLLNYLVILIGASPATIEDTMGMSAVDYIHKMFSTAGIHYTFGIRGFYYTIPLMAWFLGPWLFFALTILVLLLCLKLDYGK